The Coriobacteriia bacterium region TCTCGCTCTCTTCGTCACCCATCTCGGCCGTGTCAGGTTTGAGCTCGGCCGCACGCCGTTTCGATGGAATCAATCCTTGTGGTCGCCACGCCATCATGATGACCACGAAAAGACCGAACACGAGGAAGCGGTAGTTGGCGATAACCGTTGCGGTCGAAGGATCGACGCCAGGGATCTTGCCCGCGGCAGCCATGCCTTGGATGAAGGCGGGGATGCCTTGAATGATGATCGCGCCGACGATAGCTCCAGGAATCGAACCCATACCGCCGATGACAATTGTGCAGACGATGAACACCGACTCCATGAACGTGAAGGACTCGGGGCTAACGAACTGCTGGAAGTTCGCGAACGTCAGGCCGGCGATGCCGCCCCACAGCGCGCCCAGCGAGAACGCCCAGAGCTTTGCGGCGGTGATGCTGACGCCCACCGACGACGCGGCAACCTCGTCCTCGCGCATCGCGGCCCACGAACGACCGAGACGGGACTGGTCCAGACGGCGCACGACGAAGATCGTGAGCAGACACAGCAACACGATCATGTAGTACCAGTACACGTTGCCGTCGATCGTGAAGATGAAGTTCTTCCCGAGCGCCGGAATGTTGAAGTAGACGTTGTTGATCAGCCAATCCAAGCCAAACGGCTTGGGGATGAACTGGCCAGCTGCCGGCAGGCCGGCTGCGCCGTTGGTGATACCAAACGCGTTGTTCGTGATGACGATTCGGACGATCTCTCCGAAACCAAGCGTCACGATCGCGAGGTAGTCACCGCGAAGACGCAGGACCGGTGTGCCCAGCGCGAGTCCCGTGAGCGCGGCAGCCGCGGCGGCCACCGGAATCATGAGGAAGTAGATGTACGGTCCGAGCGCCGGTGCACCCTTGAACGCCCAAGCGCCAACGATGACGCCCGCGTAAGCGCCGATTGCGTAGAACGCAACGTATCCGAGATCGAGTAGTCCGGCGAATCCGACGACGATGTTCAGTCCTAGCGCTAGCATCACGTACAGGCCAATCAGGGCCATGATGTGCGGCACGAACAGCCAGCCGTAGCCTTCAAAGATCAGCGGCGTAATGATCAAGGCAAGCGCCAACAGCGTG contains the following coding sequences:
- a CDS encoding ABC transporter ATP-binding protein — protein: MAESKAKTNTKAGTGRVTPIKIALYTLLALALIITPLIFEGYGWLFVPHIMALIGLYVMLALGLNIVVGFAGLLDLGYVAFYAIGAYAGVIVGAWAFKGAPALGPYIYFLMIPVAAAAAALTGLALGTPVLRLRGDYLAIVTLGFGEIVRIVITNNAFGITNGAAGLPAAGQFIPKPFGLDWLINNVYFNIPALGKNFIFTIDGNVYWYYMIVLLCLLTIFVVRRLDQSRLGRSWAAMREDEVAASSVGVSITAAKLWAFSLGALWGGIAGLTFANFQQFVSPESFTFMESVFIVCTIVIGGMGSIPGAIVGAIIIQGIPAFIQGMAAAGKIPGVDPSTATVIANYRFLVFGLFVVIMMAWRPQGLIPSKRRAAELKPDTAEMGDEESETLYDAQHDSGQF